The following coding sequences lie in one Spirosoma sp. KUDC1026 genomic window:
- the tatC gene encoding twin-arginine translocase subunit TatC, which translates to MPLDQLTDEEIDSEGKEMSFLDHLEELRWHIIRAAGAILVFMIVAFIFIEEIFDKVLLAPSKTDFWTYRQMCKLADYTGYADLCVKDLDFKLQALGFSDQFTMSMTSSFFIGLCFAFPYAFWEVWRFIKPGLRQSEKNAARGGVFYVSFLFLLGLMFGYYIVTPLAVNFLVNYRLSDQIQNNIDITSYISTIVTLSLGCALIFQMPIVAFVLSKVGVLTPKFMKEYRKHAWIVILIVAGVITPSPDLYSQILVAMPLMLLYEVSIIVSGSIERARLKEMRELTK; encoded by the coding sequence ATGCCACTAGACCAATTGACCGACGAAGAAATTGATTCGGAAGGCAAAGAGATGTCCTTTCTGGATCATCTTGAAGAACTTCGCTGGCACATTATCCGAGCCGCCGGGGCTATCCTGGTGTTTATGATCGTTGCCTTTATCTTCATTGAAGAAATCTTTGATAAAGTCCTGCTGGCACCGTCGAAAACTGATTTCTGGACGTACCGTCAGATGTGTAAACTGGCCGACTATACGGGCTATGCTGACTTATGCGTCAAAGACCTGGATTTTAAACTACAGGCTCTCGGTTTCTCCGACCAGTTTACGATGTCGATGACGTCTTCGTTCTTCATTGGCTTGTGTTTTGCCTTTCCCTACGCGTTCTGGGAGGTATGGCGTTTTATCAAACCTGGTCTGCGGCAGTCGGAAAAGAACGCAGCCCGTGGTGGGGTCTTTTACGTATCGTTCCTGTTTCTTCTTGGGCTCATGTTTGGTTATTATATCGTCACGCCCCTGGCCGTAAACTTCCTGGTGAACTACCGGCTGTCTGATCAGATTCAGAATAACATCGATATTACGTCATATATTTCCACGATCGTTACGTTGTCGCTGGGTTGCGCGCTGATTTTTCAGATGCCGATCGTAGCCTTCGTGCTGTCAAAAGTGGGCGTGCTGACACCGAAATTCATGAAAGAGTATCGGAAACACGCCTGGATTGTAATCTTGATCGTAGCAGGTGTAATTACGCCGTCGCCTGACTTGTACAGCCAGATTCTGGTGGCTATGCCGCTGATGCTGCTTTATGAAGTAAGTATCATTGTTTCGGGCTCGATCGAACGGGCACGATTGAAAGAGATGCGCGAATTGACAAAATAA
- the glyA gene encoding serine hydroxymethyltransferase — translation MTTATTSARDTQIFDLIAKEQHRQESGIELIASENFVSPQVMEAAGSVLTNKYAEGLPGKRYYGGCEVVDQVEQIAIDRAKELFGATWVNVQPHSGAQANTAVFLACLQPGDTILGFNLSHGGHLTHGSPVNISGKYFRPTFYGVEEETGTINYDVVEETAKREKPKMLICGASAYSRDWDYVRLRAIADEVGAILLADVSHPAGLIAKGLLNDPLAHAHIVTTTTHKTLRGTRGGMIMMRNDFENPFGVKTIKGETRLMSSLLDSGVFPGTQGGPLEHIIAAKAVAFGEALTDDFYDYAVQVKANAQAMANAFTSRGYKIISGGTDNHLMLIDLRSKGLTGKLAENTLIKADITINKNMVPFDDKSPMVTSGMRVGTAAMTTRGLKESDMEQIVVYIDRVLMNHDDDATLATVKEEINEWMKAFPLYKS, via the coding sequence ATGACAACCGCTACAACATCGGCCCGCGATACCCAGATTTTTGATCTGATTGCCAAAGAACAACACCGGCAGGAGTCGGGCATTGAACTGATTGCCTCCGAAAACTTCGTATCTCCACAGGTGATGGAAGCCGCAGGCAGTGTCCTGACCAACAAATACGCCGAAGGTCTTCCCGGCAAACGGTATTATGGTGGTTGTGAGGTTGTCGATCAGGTTGAGCAGATCGCGATTGACCGGGCGAAAGAGCTGTTTGGTGCTACGTGGGTAAACGTGCAGCCGCACTCGGGCGCACAGGCCAACACGGCCGTTTTCCTGGCCTGTCTGCAGCCTGGCGATACGATCCTGGGCTTTAACCTGTCGCACGGTGGTCACCTAACGCATGGTTCGCCAGTAAACATTTCGGGTAAATACTTCCGCCCAACGTTCTACGGCGTTGAGGAGGAGACCGGCACGATCAACTACGACGTAGTGGAAGAAACCGCTAAGCGGGAAAAGCCAAAAATGCTGATCTGTGGTGCCTCGGCCTACAGCCGCGACTGGGATTACGTCCGGCTGCGTGCCATTGCCGACGAAGTAGGTGCTATTCTGCTGGCCGACGTATCGCACCCGGCGGGCCTGATCGCGAAGGGCTTGCTGAATGATCCACTCGCTCATGCACATATTGTAACGACAACGACGCATAAAACGCTGCGGGGTACACGGGGGGGGATGATCATGATGCGGAATGATTTTGAAAACCCATTCGGCGTTAAAACAATAAAAGGGGAAACCCGCCTGATGTCATCACTGCTGGATTCGGGCGTTTTCCCCGGTACGCAGGGTGGACCGTTGGAACACATTATTGCTGCCAAAGCGGTTGCGTTCGGCGAGGCACTGACCGACGATTTCTACGACTATGCCGTGCAGGTAAAAGCGAACGCGCAGGCTATGGCCAACGCGTTTACGAGCCGGGGTTATAAAATTATTTCGGGCGGAACGGACAACCACCTGATGCTGATTGATCTGCGCTCGAAAGGTCTAACGGGTAAATTGGCTGAAAATACGCTTATTAAAGCTGATATCACGATCAACAAAAACATGGTACCGTTCGACGATAAATCGCCGATGGTTACGTCGGGGATGCGTGTTGGTACGGCAGCCATGACAACCCGCGGTCTGAAAGAATCGGACATGGAGCAGATTGTCGTATATATTGACCGCGTGTTGATGAACCACGACGACGACGCTACGCTGGCGACCGTAAAAGAGGAAATCAACGAGTGGATGAAAGCTTTCCCGCTCTATAAAAGTTAA